One window of Rasiella rasia genomic DNA carries:
- a CDS encoding endonuclease MutS2, giving the protein MIRIHQKTLIDLEFPTVLQQVSEFCITAPGNDQVLKIEPFADVDNVLPSLQRVKEFTASFGSDSPIPNHGFEPIFKELQLLEIENSTLERFSFRKLLALSETTQTLLKFFKKFEEFYIELQAFSEAVSFTPAIAIEIKKIFDKYGEVKDDASEELGLIRRRLHVVKSQINSSFTKALSRYSGSDYLDEIRETIVDNRRVLAVKAMHRKKVKGAVLGQSKTGSLVYIEPQETLEFANELSNLIYEEGEEIKKILKALTEFVRPFQYDLAAYQAYVTELDVIYAKARYGATINAVLPRLTNNRQLSLVEAFHPLLLVANQKRKEKTFPQSIEIMQDKRIIVISGPNAGGKSITLKTVGLLQLMLQSGLLVPVAPQSEFCFFERVLTDIGDNQSIENHLSTYSYRLKKMNQFLKRCNKNTLFLIDEFGTGSDPELGGALAETFLEVFYEREAFGIITTHYSNLKLLANELPHAVNANMQFDSKTLAPVYKLQMGEAGSSFTFEVAQKNGIPYSLINKSKKKIERGKVRFDKTIANLQKERSKLRKTSETLESSAEKARIESKQLEAINVKVQEKLESYQELYDSNQKLISLGRKFDSLSEKYFNNKQKRALMDELFKMVLTENSKRKKIAPKKKKEIRQKKHEIKQEVEKKVAVIRKEKKKEKIAAKKLPPKPKVTLKVGDRVRMIDGRAIGTIDTIEKKKAIVNYGMFTTNVSLTELEKV; this is encoded by the coding sequence ATGATAAGAATTCATCAAAAGACATTAATAGATTTAGAATTTCCAACTGTTTTGCAACAGGTGTCGGAATTCTGTATCACAGCGCCGGGAAACGATCAGGTCTTGAAAATTGAACCGTTTGCAGATGTTGACAATGTACTTCCCTCCTTGCAACGAGTTAAAGAATTTACTGCTTCTTTTGGTAGTGATTCTCCCATACCTAATCATGGCTTTGAGCCCATATTTAAGGAGCTTCAGCTTTTAGAGATTGAAAACAGCACCTTAGAACGTTTTAGTTTTAGGAAGTTACTAGCGCTTTCAGAAACAACACAAACCCTACTTAAGTTTTTTAAAAAGTTTGAAGAATTCTATATAGAATTACAAGCATTTTCTGAAGCAGTTAGCTTCACTCCTGCCATTGCTATTGAAATTAAAAAAATATTCGATAAATATGGGGAGGTAAAAGACGATGCCTCTGAAGAACTAGGACTTATTAGACGGAGATTGCACGTAGTAAAGAGTCAGATTAACTCTTCTTTTACAAAAGCATTAAGTAGGTATTCGGGTTCAGATTATTTAGACGAAATTAGAGAGACCATTGTAGATAACAGACGTGTGTTGGCGGTAAAAGCCATGCACCGGAAAAAGGTGAAGGGCGCGGTCTTAGGACAGTCTAAAACTGGAAGTCTTGTATATATAGAGCCTCAAGAGACCCTTGAGTTTGCAAATGAGCTTAGCAACCTAATCTATGAAGAAGGTGAAGAAATTAAGAAAATTCTAAAAGCGCTCACAGAGTTTGTACGACCGTTTCAATACGATTTGGCAGCTTATCAAGCCTATGTTACCGAATTAGATGTTATATATGCCAAAGCTCGTTATGGTGCTACGATTAATGCGGTACTTCCAAGACTGACAAACAATCGGCAATTATCTTTAGTAGAAGCATTTCATCCCCTACTTCTTGTTGCCAACCAAAAACGCAAGGAGAAAACGTTTCCGCAGTCTATAGAAATAATGCAAGACAAGCGCATTATTGTGATATCAGGACCTAATGCTGGCGGAAAAAGTATAACATTAAAAACGGTGGGCTTATTACAGCTAATGCTGCAAAGTGGTTTGCTCGTTCCTGTGGCACCGCAGAGTGAGTTCTGCTTTTTCGAACGTGTGCTAACAGATATTGGAGACAATCAGTCTATAGAAAATCACTTAAGCACCTACAGTTATAGGCTTAAAAAAATGAATCAGTTTCTAAAGCGCTGTAACAAAAACACGCTCTTTTTAATCGATGAATTTGGAACAGGTAGTGATCCTGAGTTGGGTGGTGCTCTTGCCGAAACATTTTTAGAAGTATTCTACGAACGAGAGGCATTTGGAATTATCACAACGCACTATTCTAATTTAAAGTTACTAGCTAACGAATTGCCACATGCGGTTAATGCCAACATGCAGTTTGATAGTAAAACATTGGCTCCCGTATATAAACTACAAATGGGAGAAGCCGGAAGTTCATTTACGTTTGAGGTAGCTCAGAAAAATGGTATACCGTATAGCTTAATAAATAAATCGAAAAAGAAAATTGAACGTGGAAAGGTACGGTTTGATAAAACTATTGCTAATTTACAAAAGGAACGCTCTAAGCTTCGGAAAACGTCTGAAACACTAGAATCTTCTGCAGAAAAAGCACGTATTGAAAGCAAGCAATTGGAAGCAATTAACGTAAAGGTTCAAGAAAAACTAGAGAGTTATCAAGAGCTGTATGACTCCAATCAGAAATTAATCTCACTGGGAAGGAAATTTGATAGTCTTTCAGAAAAATACTTCAACAACAAGCAGAAACGAGCTTTGATGGATGAATTATTTAAAATGGTACTGACAGAAAATAGCAAACGTAAAAAGATAGCCCCTAAAAAGAAAAAAGAGATTCGCCAGAAAAAGCACGAAATAAAGCAGGAAGTAGAAAAAAAGGTGGCAGTGATTAGAAAGGAAAAGAAGAAGGAAAAAATAGCTGCCAAAAAACTACCCCCAAAACCTAAAGTTACTTTAAAAGTAGGAGATCGAGTGCGAATGATTGATGGCCGCGCTATTGGTACCATCGACACTATTGAAAAGAAAAAGGCAATTGTAAACTATGGTATGTTTACCACCAACGTTAGTTTAACAGAATTAGAAAAGGTATGA
- the ung gene encoding uracil-DNA glycosylase — MDIKIESSWKSVLSQEFEKPYFKELTRFVKNAYSEVQCFPPGNRIFSAFDHTPFNDVKVVIIGQDPYHGLRQANGLCFSVADGVSIPPSLQNIFREIKDDVGVHIPTSGNLERWASQGVLLLNATLTVQAHQAGSHQKKGWETFTDAVISKLSEEREGIVFLLWGGYAKKKGAKIDNSKHCVLTSGHPSPLSANRGYWFGNKHFSKTNAFLAKTNQQVISW; from the coding sequence ATGGATATAAAAATTGAGTCGAGTTGGAAGTCTGTTCTAAGTCAAGAGTTTGAGAAACCTTATTTTAAGGAGCTCACTCGATTTGTGAAAAATGCGTATTCAGAAGTGCAGTGTTTTCCTCCGGGTAACCGTATTTTCTCGGCATTTGACCATACGCCATTTAATGATGTAAAAGTTGTAATAATTGGGCAAGATCCTTATCATGGACTTAGGCAAGCCAACGGACTCTGTTTTTCTGTGGCAGATGGGGTGAGTATTCCTCCTTCATTGCAAAATATCTTTAGGGAAATAAAAGATGATGTTGGGGTTCATATTCCAACTTCTGGCAATTTAGAGCGTTGGGCTTCGCAAGGCGTACTGCTGTTAAATGCTACACTCACTGTTCAAGCACATCAGGCTGGGAGTCATCAGAAAAAAGGATGGGAAACGTTCACAGATGCTGTGATTTCTAAATTGTCTGAAGAACGAGAAGGGATTGTATTTTTACTGTGGGGAGGCTATGCAAAAAAGAAAGGTGCCAAAATAGACAACAGCAAGCATTGCGTATTAACCAGCGGTCATCCATCGCCTTTAAGTGCCAACAGGGGATATTGGTTTGGTAACAAACATTTCAGCAAAACAAATGCGTTTTTAGCAAAAACAAATCAACAAGTCATTAGTTGGTAA
- a CDS encoding CotH kinase family protein translates to MKTTKLLLVSGALSLTLLACGQNSPNFKAQPDSYQIDHEKNIIVVNIDAEDDITHEISSVTLDEVYELSTPVQGLQNTQRYEVIKGKESYSLFITKSPIISIQVKDSLTKHPKVLGHFRYFDADTTFSSVIGMDLRGNLSLTYPKKSFNIEFYTDSVSKGKKELKFKDLRKEDDWILDGLYNEPLLLRAYTSQKLWKDIHTPWYAEDEPKARATVDGVYVDLFVNNEYRGVYLLSEKIKRSLLKLKKMKGDTVRGELFKAGYYHGGTSFKEAPEFKNSLPTWAGWEMEYPYEDYTAHYNNLHKAINFVISSDATDFDEQLGIYFDEENMVDYFLFANLIRATDNFGKNFYLAKYKEETAYFIVPWDMDGVLGTIQAGKRIPTTNDVLSNNLFDRMVANPRLKYEMGKRWKDLRTTSFHTDSLIARIEKRYNKLADTKMYERDELAWNKSHEAEHLTYMLDWLQKRLTYLDTYFTEE, encoded by the coding sequence ATGAAAACAACTAAATTACTTTTAGTAAGTGGTGCATTAAGTCTTACCTTATTAGCATGTGGACAAAATTCACCTAACTTTAAAGCGCAACCAGACAGTTATCAGATTGACCACGAAAAAAATATTATTGTTGTCAATATCGATGCTGAAGATGATATAACGCATGAAATCTCATCTGTTACACTAGATGAAGTGTATGAACTTTCAACACCCGTGCAAGGGTTGCAAAATACCCAGCGTTATGAAGTCATTAAAGGCAAGGAAAGCTATTCGTTGTTTATTACCAAATCGCCTATTATTTCAATACAGGTAAAAGATTCACTAACCAAACACCCAAAAGTACTTGGTCATTTTAGGTATTTCGACGCAGATACTACTTTTAGCAGTGTTATAGGCATGGACTTACGAGGTAATTTGTCGCTAACATATCCGAAGAAATCCTTTAACATAGAATTTTATACAGACAGTGTTTCAAAAGGTAAAAAGGAATTAAAATTTAAAGATCTGCGGAAAGAAGACGATTGGATTTTAGACGGCCTTTATAACGAACCCTTGCTATTAAGAGCCTATACATCTCAAAAACTTTGGAAAGATATTCATACGCCTTGGTACGCCGAAGATGAACCCAAAGCACGAGCAACAGTAGATGGAGTATATGTAGACTTATTTGTGAATAATGAATACAGAGGTGTGTATCTACTTTCTGAAAAAATTAAGAGATCGCTACTAAAGCTTAAGAAAATGAAAGGTGACACAGTACGAGGCGAGCTGTTTAAAGCTGGATACTATCACGGCGGAACATCATTTAAAGAAGCTCCAGAGTTTAAAAACTCCTTACCCACATGGGCGGGGTGGGAAATGGAATACCCGTATGAAGATTATACGGCCCATTACAACAATTTACACAAAGCGATCAATTTTGTAATTTCAAGTGATGCTACCGATTTCGACGAGCAACTAGGTATTTATTTTGATGAAGAGAATATGGTAGATTACTTCTTGTTTGCCAATTTAATTCGTGCAACAGATAACTTTGGGAAAAACTTTTATCTAGCCAAATACAAAGAAGAAACAGCCTATTTTATTGTTCCATGGGATATGGATGGTGTCTTGGGAACAATTCAGGCAGGAAAGAGAATTCCTACCACAAACGATGTACTAAGTAATAATTTGTTTGATAGAATGGTGGCCAACCCTAGGTTGAAATATGAAATGGGAAAACGTTGGAAGGATTTACGGACAACGTCTTTTCATACAGATAGTCTAATTGCTCGTATCGAAAAGAGGTACAATAAATTAGCGGATACAAAAATGTATGAGAGGGACGAATTAGCCTGGAACAAAAGCCATGAAGCAGAGCATCTAACGTACATGCTCGATTGGCTTCAAAAGCGATTAACGTATTTAGATACGTACTTTACCGAAGAGTAG
- a CDS encoding substrate-binding domain-containing protein, translating to MINLKIGGVPEHFNLPWYLTLRDKEYQEHGINLRWHDFHGGTGQMCKALRNDEIDMAVILTEGIIRDIVMGNPSKIVQGFIDSPLIWGIHVAENSDYDTISDLKGTKAAISRYGSGSHLMAFVNAENQGWDLESDLDFEVIKNLNGALENLPKGIGDYFMWEKFTTKPYVDEGPFKRVGECPTPWPCFVIAVRDQLLEENPTAVQNVLTTINRTTSEFKDIPAIDRMISNRYGQQLEDVQEWLHLTEWSQKQLTNKEVTRVQDKLLQLDLIEKSIATEKLLHIF from the coding sequence ATGATTAATCTTAAAATTGGCGGAGTGCCAGAACACTTTAACTTACCTTGGTATTTAACACTACGTGACAAAGAGTACCAAGAGCATGGTATTAATTTAAGATGGCACGACTTTCACGGAGGTACAGGACAGATGTGTAAAGCGTTGCGCAATGACGAAATTGATATGGCGGTAATTCTTACCGAAGGTATTATTCGTGATATTGTGATGGGCAATCCATCAAAAATTGTTCAAGGCTTTATAGACTCTCCTCTTATTTGGGGGATTCATGTAGCTGAAAATTCTGATTACGATACTATTTCAGACTTAAAGGGAACCAAGGCGGCTATTAGTAGATATGGATCTGGGTCTCACCTTATGGCTTTTGTTAATGCGGAAAATCAAGGTTGGGATTTGGAAAGTGATTTAGATTTTGAGGTTATAAAAAATCTAAATGGTGCACTTGAGAACTTACCTAAAGGTATTGGCGATTATTTTATGTGGGAAAAGTTTACCACAAAACCATACGTAGACGAGGGGCCTTTTAAACGTGTTGGTGAATGTCCAACACCATGGCCTTGCTTTGTAATTGCTGTACGAGACCAACTGTTGGAAGAAAACCCTACGGCTGTACAGAATGTCTTAACAACAATAAACCGTACCACAAGTGAATTTAAAGATATTCCGGCTATAGACAGAATGATTAGCAATAGATATGGGCAACAATTAGAGGATGTTCAAGAATGGTTGCATCTTACCGAATGGAGCCAAAAACAACTTACCAATAAAGAAGTAACAAGGGTTCAAGATAAATTGCTTCAGCTAGATCTAATTGAGAAAAGCATCGCAACAGAAAAATTGCTCCACATTTTTTAA
- a CDS encoding nucleoside phosphorylase: MKNKPLTSSEFILNEDGSIYHLHLKPGDIAHTIITVGDPDRVEDVSKHFDSIEVAVHRREFKTNTGTYKGKPITVISTGIGTDNIDIVFNELDALVNIDFKSRTIKQQHTTLEFVRIGTSGSIQPDIPLDSFVASEMAIGFDNLLHFYKDVDFLDHNFSEALRSQMQWNAHKSSPYVVTADTSLLERFSEKPFRTGITATNVGFYGPQGRTLRLQLEDSHLNEKLQSFQYKNHVITNLEMETSGIYGMAKLLGHNAISLNAILANRVSGTFSSTPKQTIDNLIVTTLDLLTHD; this comes from the coding sequence TTGAAGAACAAACCTTTAACGTCTAGCGAATTTATCTTAAACGAAGACGGTAGTATTTACCACCTTCATTTAAAACCAGGCGATATAGCGCACACCATAATTACCGTTGGAGATCCCGATAGAGTTGAAGACGTTTCAAAACATTTTGATTCTATTGAAGTAGCTGTGCACCGTAGAGAATTTAAAACAAATACAGGCACCTATAAAGGCAAGCCAATTACGGTAATCTCCACCGGAATTGGAACAGATAATATTGACATTGTTTTTAACGAGTTAGATGCCCTGGTTAATATCGATTTTAAAAGTCGAACTATAAAACAACAACATACAACGTTAGAATTTGTGCGTATTGGCACCTCTGGCAGTATACAACCCGATATTCCATTAGATAGTTTTGTAGCTTCGGAAATGGCTATTGGATTTGATAATTTACTTCACTTTTATAAAGATGTAGATTTCTTAGACCATAATTTCTCAGAAGCGTTAAGAAGCCAAATGCAATGGAATGCCCATAAATCGAGTCCGTATGTTGTAACTGCAGACACCTCTTTGTTAGAACGTTTTTCAGAAAAACCTTTTCGTACCGGAATCACTGCAACCAATGTAGGGTTTTATGGTCCGCAAGGAAGAACGTTGCGGCTTCAGCTTGAAGATAGCCACCTGAATGAGAAGCTACAATCGTTTCAGTATAAAAATCACGTAATTACCAATTTAGAAATGGAAACTTCGGGAATTTATGGCATGGCAAAACTGCTAGGACATAACGCAATCTCACTAAATGCCATACTTGCCAATCGCGTTAGCGGTACTTTCAGCAGTACACCAAAACAAACTATAGATAACCTTATTGTAACTACTTTAGACCTACTCACCCATGATTAA
- a CDS encoding translation initiation factor, with amino-acid sequence MDLKDQLKNLFPDHEVSESDSEESQNDQLWMQEDPLICKYEKRKGKPITIIEGYTGADSDFKQLAKELKQWLGVGGSFKNEQIIIQGDFRDKIMKFLQEKGFKTKRVGG; translated from the coding sequence ATGGACTTAAAAGACCAATTAAAGAATTTGTTTCCAGATCATGAGGTTTCTGAGAGTGATTCCGAAGAAAGCCAAAACGATCAGCTTTGGATGCAAGAAGACCCACTGATTTGTAAATACGAAAAGCGCAAAGGCAAGCCAATTACCATTATAGAAGGCTATACTGGAGCCGATAGTGATTTTAAGCAATTAGCCAAAGAGCTAAAACAATGGCTAGGCGTTGGGGGAAGTTTTAAAAACGAACAAATAATCATACAAGGTGATTTTCGAGATAAAATCATGAAGTTTTTACAAGAAAAGGGATTTAAGACCAAGCGCGTAGGTGGATAG
- a CDS encoding isopenicillin N synthase family dioxygenase, with product MNNIPSVDLADFLSDDPQRKQKFVDEIGSAYEEIGFVSLKNHFLSDTLVQDLYKEIKAFFALSVEEKKKYEIEGLGGQRGYVSFGKEHAKGKKEGDLKEFWHFGQEPDTDANLIDEYPDNVVVNELPDFNATGMEAYRMLEKTGIYVLRALALYIGVDEHYFDHWAANGNSILRPIHYPPITEEPKGAVRAGAHGDINLITLLMGASTGGLQVLRKDGEWIDATPEEDELVINVGDMLERHTNNKLRSTIHRVVNPPKEQWGTPRYSIPFFMHPRSDMDLSCMPECVDKQHPKAFDDITAGEFLRQRLIEIGLIKK from the coding sequence ATGAATAATATCCCAAGCGTAGATTTAGCCGATTTCCTTAGTGATGATCCGCAACGTAAACAGAAGTTTGTAGATGAAATTGGCAGTGCATATGAAGAAATTGGATTTGTATCGCTGAAAAATCACTTCTTAAGCGATACCCTAGTACAAGATTTATACAAAGAGATTAAAGCATTTTTTGCGCTTTCAGTTGAGGAAAAGAAAAAGTACGAAATAGAAGGTTTGGGTGGACAACGTGGGTATGTTTCTTTTGGGAAAGAACATGCCAAAGGCAAAAAAGAAGGAGATTTAAAGGAGTTTTGGCATTTTGGTCAAGAACCCGATACAGATGCTAACTTAATTGATGAATATCCCGATAACGTTGTAGTAAACGAATTACCAGATTTTAATGCTACTGGTATGGAGGCTTATAGAATGTTAGAAAAAACGGGCATATACGTATTACGAGCTTTGGCGCTATATATTGGTGTAGACGAACATTATTTTGATCATTGGGCTGCTAATGGAAATAGTATCTTGCGCCCAATTCACTACCCTCCTATTACCGAAGAACCCAAAGGCGCAGTGCGCGCAGGAGCACATGGGGATATCAATTTAATCACTCTCTTAATGGGGGCTTCTACGGGAGGTCTTCAAGTGTTAAGAAAAGACGGAGAATGGATTGATGCCACACCTGAAGAAGATGAATTGGTAATTAACGTAGGAGATATGTTAGAACGACATACCAACAATAAATTGCGTTCTACCATACACCGCGTTGTGAATCCGCCAAAAGAACAATGGGGAACCCCTCGCTATTCAATTCCTTTTTTTATGCACCCTCGCAGTGATATGGATTTAAGTTGTATGCCAGAATGTGTAGACAAACAACATCCTAAAGCCTTTGATGATATTACCGCTGGTGAGTTTTTAAGACAGCGTTTGATTGAAATTGGATTGATTAAGAAATAA
- a CDS encoding alpha-ketoacid dehydrogenase subunit alpha/beta yields MKSQPAAPIYFTYNRSGIDDNTLIQLYERMLKPRLIEEKMLILLRQGKISKWFSGIGQEAISVGVTSVLQQDEYILPMHRNLGVFTTREIPLHRLFSQWQGKANGFTKGRDRSFHFGTQEFKIVGMISHLGPQFGVADGIATANLLKKNNQVCAVFTGEGGTSEGDIHEALNVASVWQLPVLFCIENNGYGLSTPTSEQYNCKNLVDRGIGYGMESHRIEGNNILEVYSKLQALVEDMRKNPRPVLLEFETFRMRGHEEASGTKYVPDELMNTWAERDPLINFENYLISEGLLSETKVETLKTQIKNEINENLDIAFAEEEITSDKSNELNDVFQEFAYEEVSSNSKTTELRLVDAISEGLKQSMERHDNTVIMGQDIAEYGGVFKITEGFLEAFGKERVRNTPICESAIVSAAMGLSINGYKAIMEMQFADFATSGFNPIVNYLAKSHYRWNQKADVVIRMPCGAGVGAGPFHSQTNEAWFTHTPGLKVVYPAFPYDAKGLLATAIEDPNPVLFFEHKALYRSIRQDVPTDYFTLPIGKAALLQNGTDITIVTYGAGVHWALATLEGQGISADLIDLRTLAPLDIEAIYASVKKTGKLIILQEDSMFGGIASDIAALVSEHCFESLDAPIKRVASLETPVPFAANLEAEYLPNERFKVELDNLLAY; encoded by the coding sequence ATGAAATCGCAGCCAGCAGCTCCCATATATTTTACCTATAATAGATCAGGAATTGATGATAACACGCTCATACAGTTATATGAGCGCATGTTAAAGCCTCGCCTAATAGAAGAAAAAATGTTGATTTTACTAAGACAGGGTAAAATTTCTAAATGGTTTAGTGGTATTGGGCAGGAGGCTATTTCTGTAGGAGTAACCTCTGTTTTACAGCAAGACGAATATATTTTACCTATGCACCGAAATTTAGGTGTATTTACTACGCGCGAGATTCCGTTACACCGCCTTTTTTCGCAATGGCAAGGAAAAGCAAACGGTTTTACAAAAGGGAGAGATCGCAGCTTTCACTTCGGGACACAAGAATTTAAGATTGTAGGGATGATTTCTCATCTTGGACCTCAATTTGGCGTTGCAGATGGTATTGCCACTGCTAATTTACTTAAAAAGAACAACCAAGTATGCGCAGTATTCACGGGAGAAGGAGGAACTAGTGAAGGAGATATACACGAAGCGCTAAACGTTGCTTCCGTTTGGCAATTACCAGTTTTGTTTTGCATAGAAAACAATGGATACGGCCTTTCTACCCCTACCAGCGAGCAATATAATTGTAAGAACCTTGTAGACCGTGGCATAGGCTATGGCATGGAAAGCCATAGAATTGAAGGTAACAATATTCTAGAAGTGTACAGCAAACTACAAGCTTTAGTAGAAGATATGCGTAAAAATCCGCGTCCTGTACTTTTAGAGTTCGAAACCTTTAGAATGCGAGGTCATGAAGAAGCCAGCGGAACAAAATACGTTCCAGATGAGCTCATGAATACGTGGGCAGAACGTGATCCTCTTATAAATTTTGAAAACTATTTAATTAGCGAAGGTTTACTTTCTGAAACTAAAGTTGAAACATTAAAGACTCAAATTAAGAACGAAATAAATGAGAATCTAGACATTGCTTTTGCAGAAGAAGAGATTACTTCAGATAAAAGTAATGAATTAAATGACGTATTTCAAGAGTTTGCATATGAAGAAGTTAGCTCTAATTCTAAAACAACTGAATTACGTTTGGTTGATGCCATTTCAGAGGGATTAAAACAAAGTATGGAGCGCCATGATAATACCGTTATTATGGGGCAAGATATTGCCGAGTATGGAGGCGTATTTAAAATTACCGAAGGGTTTTTAGAGGCCTTCGGAAAAGAACGCGTACGTAATACACCCATCTGCGAAAGCGCCATTGTTTCTGCAGCAATGGGCCTATCTATTAATGGATATAAAGCCATTATGGAAATGCAATTTGCAGATTTTGCAACCTCCGGATTTAACCCTATTGTTAATTATTTGGCCAAGAGTCATTATAGATGGAACCAGAAAGCAGATGTAGTTATTAGAATGCCTTGTGGCGCAGGAGTAGGTGCAGGGCCTTTTCACAGCCAAACAAACGAAGCGTGGTTCACGCATACGCCCGGGTTAAAAGTAGTCTACCCAGCTTTTCCGTATGATGCAAAAGGATTGTTAGCTACTGCTATAGAAGACCCTAACCCAGTATTGTTTTTTGAACATAAAGCATTGTATAGAAGTATACGTCAAGATGTACCTACAGATTATTTTACCTTACCTATCGGAAAAGCGGCGCTACTTCAAAATGGTACAGATATTACTATCGTAACCTACGGGGCAGGAGTACACTGGGCGTTAGCTACGCTTGAAGGTCAGGGAATTTCCGCAGATCTAATAGACCTTAGAACATTAGCTCCGTTAGATATTGAAGCGATTTACGCTTCAGTTAAAAAAACAGGTAAGCTAATTATCTTACAAGAAGATAGTATGTTTGGGGGTATAGCAAGTGATATTGCAGCATTAGTCTCTGAACATTGTTTTGAATCCCTAGACGCACCAATAAAAAGAGTTGCCAGTTTAGAAACTCCCGTTCCCTTTGCGGCTAATCTAGAAGCAGAGTACCTTCCTAATGAGCGATTTAAGGTAGAATTAGATAATTTATTAGCTTATTAA
- a CDS encoding DUF1328 domain-containing protein has protein sequence MIRWIIIFLVIALIAAVFGFGGIAEGATDIAQIIFYIFIVLLVLSLLSRLFRK, from the coding sequence ATGATACGCTGGATCATTATTTTTTTAGTAATCGCTTTAATTGCCGCCGTTTTCGGATTTGGAGGTATAGCGGAAGGAGCAACAGATATCGCTCAGATTATTTTTTATATTTTTATTGTACTTTTAGTACTATCATTACTTTCAAGACTTTTTAGAAAGTAA
- a CDS encoding lipocalin family protein, which translates to MKKILFLMVFAVIAVSCNTPKTVIQSKKVIKGYWSLDNISYSEAGTFNVTIFNDTSKECLEGSSWRFIPNNNSGLYTIDNSNCPSGDRNFIFTIQQMDAESGLYDFLLKPTMKLGKPDKDNSVGFRLRLTQLGETNMQWQQTVNLEGKPFTISMNFSKINE; encoded by the coding sequence ATGAAAAAAATCTTATTTCTAATGGTTTTTGCGGTCATTGCAGTGTCCTGTAATACCCCGAAAACTGTAATTCAATCGAAAAAAGTTATAAAAGGCTATTGGTCACTAGATAACATTAGTTATAGTGAGGCTGGAACTTTTAACGTAACTATTTTTAATGACACTTCTAAAGAGTGTCTAGAAGGTAGTTCTTGGAGGTTTATCCCTAATAACAATAGCGGATTGTACACTATAGACAATAGTAATTGCCCGTCTGGCGATAGAAATTTCATCTTTACCATTCAGCAAATGGATGCCGAATCTGGACTATACGATTTCTTGTTAAAACCAACAATGAAACTCGGAAAGCCAGATAAAGATAATTCTGTTGGTTTTAGATTGCGTCTTACGCAACTAGGCGAAACAAATATGCAATGGCAACAAACAGTTAACTTAGAAGGAAAGCCTTTTACAATAAGTATGAATTTTTCAAAAATCAATGAATAA
- a CDS encoding OmpA family protein, translated as MKTLYRKIATIGLVMATLVLFTNCEATRNANNSQKGTVIGAAGGAILGAVLGNNIGKGGNGEIGAVIGGVAGGAAGAIIGRRMDKQAQKIENEIPGAQVERVDDGIVVTFDENSGVYFDTNKYNINAASQATLDKLTGVLREYADTNVLVIGHTDSTGADAYNMTLSKQRAQSVTSYFTGKGLSASRFTTNWYGEQTPVADNSTAEGRAQNRRVNVVIVPNEKMINDAENEANKG; from the coding sequence ATGAAAACACTTTATAGAAAAATAGCGACCATAGGTCTTGTAATGGCAACATTAGTGCTCTTTACAAACTGTGAAGCGACAAGAAACGCAAATAACTCTCAAAAAGGTACTGTAATTGGTGCTGCTGGTGGTGCTATTCTTGGCGCCGTACTAGGAAACAACATTGGTAAAGGTGGTAATGGAGAGATTGGTGCTGTAATTGGTGGTGTTGCTGGTGGAGCAGCAGGAGCCATTATTGGTCGTCGTATGGACAAACAAGCTCAAAAGATTGAAAATGAAATTCCAGGAGCTCAGGTAGAGCGTGTAGACGATGGTATTGTTGTAACGTTCGATGAGAATAGTGGTGTTTATTTCGACACAAATAAATACAACATTAACGCTGCATCTCAAGCCACCTTAGATAAACTAACAGGTGTTTTGCGTGAGTATGCAGATACAAATGTTTTGGTAATTGGCCACACAGATAGTACTGGAGCAGATGCTTATAACATGACCCTTTCTAAGCAACGCGCGCAGTCTGTAACTTCATATTTTACAGGTAAAGGACTTAGTGCTAGCAGATTCACTACAAATTGGTATGGTGAACAAACTCCTGTAGCAGATAATAGTACTGCAGAAGGTCGTGCTCAAAACCGTCGTGTAAACGTGGTAATTGTACCCAATGAGAAAATGATAAACGATGCCGAGAATGAGGCAAACAAAGGATAA